From one Vannielia litorea genomic stretch:
- the rpsG gene encoding 30S ribosomal protein S7, whose protein sequence is MSRRHAAEKREVLPDAKFGDKVLTKFMNNLMIDGKKSVAERIVYNALDRVETKLKRSPIEVFEEALDNIKPSVEVRSRRVGGATYQVPVEVRPERREALAIRWLIIAARNRNENTMEERLAGELIDAVQSRGTAVKKREDTHKMADANKAFSHYRW, encoded by the coding sequence ATGTCCCGTCGTCACGCCGCCGAGAAGCGCGAAGTCCTGCCTGACGCCAAATTTGGCGACAAGGTTCTGACGAAATTCATGAACAACCTGATGATCGACGGCAAGAAGTCGGTCGCAGAGCGTATCGTCTACAACGCGCTCGACCGGGTTGAGACCAAGCTGAAGCGGTCGCCCATCGAGGTGTTCGAAGAGGCCCTCGACAACATCAAGCCGTCGGTTGAGGTTCGTTCCCGCCGGGTTGGTGGCGCCACCTACCAGGTGCCCGTCGAAGTGCGCCCCGAGCGTCGCGAAGCGCTGGCCATCCGCTGGCTCATCATCGCCGCCCGGAACCGCAACGAGAACACCATGGAAGAGCGTCTGGCCGGTGAGCTGATCGACGCTGTCCAGTCTCGTGGCACCGCCGTGAAGAAGCGCGAAGACACCCACAAGATGGCCGACGCCAACAAGGCGTTCAGCCACTACCGCTGGTAA